Genomic segment of Pochonia chlamydosporia 170 chromosome 1, whole genome shotgun sequence:
CTCCTTATCTAATGGCGGCCAACACAGATACGAAATTCTTCTGGAAGCTCACTAAGAATATCTATCGGTTCACACCCATCAATCTGCAGCACAACCTGAACCGGGCGCACACAACTAACGAGTTCATCCGGGCTAGTGAGTTTGTGAGAGAGcctcttttctttgctacATTGATCTTaaatgcagatgatgccGCAGCAAAGTAGTCAATCGCTCGTTGATTCTAAGACATTGGCGTCATTTTCTCTCATACTAGAAACTGCAATAGACTACATATGGCCAAGCTACTCGATCAAAACGTGACCCTTTAGTGCATTCACACCCTGTCAACCTGTGAAGAGTCTATTCGAAAAAGCTGTTCAGATACCCAGAAACCTTGCCTCGCTTCGGTGGCTCGTACAGAGCCTCATATAGATCAATATCCCGTTTCGCATTTCCAACTTGCAAGTCTGCAGTCCCAGGGCGGACGTAGGTCGTTCTTCGAACAAATTTCCACCCCAAGTATGCCACAGGGAAGAAGCCAACCATTATATAGTTGGTGAAAAACGAAGTTGTGTCCCAGTTGCCGTGAATGAAAACGTCGTATCCCAGAACAAGTGCCATGATGAATGTACCAATAAGGGCATACCAAGCCGCGTATGGCTGAAGGTAGCCTCTGTATGGAAGGGTGCTTCGGTCGACACCTTGCTTTTTAAGTGAGGCGTAGAAGTGAAGATACGTCAACACTGTGCCAAAGTAGTTGAGTAAATATGAAGCAGTGCAGAATCCGACAAGATACTGCAGAACGTTGGACGACGATTTACCCAGCTGTAATaaggagagaagagaaaacgTGAGTGCTACCGCGACAGCATAGACTGGGACTCCGAACTTGGTACATTTTGCAAAGATTCCAGGGGCCTTTGAGTCAATTGCCATTCCGTGGAGAGTGCGAGCGGCAGAGAAGACAACATTATTTCCCGCGGAGAGTACAGAGGTCATGATGAGTGCATTTACCAAATCGGGTACACCATTGATGCCGAAGTGAACCATGGAAATTACGTAGGGAGACCTGTTACGTCGTCAGCCTCCGACAAATAATAAATGCTAAATGCCGACTGAGAGCTTCAATCATGTGGATGAACTCACGCCGCGCCAGTGCCTTTCTGGTCTCCTTCAATATAGCTCGCCAACAGCTTGTCATTGTAAGGAATAACAATTCCGACGCAGAGGGCGCcgccgatgaagaagaacatgagACGCCAAACAAACGAAGAATAAGCCTTTCGCATCAATCGACGGGGGTTTTCCGCCTCTGCTGCCGCCATGGCAATAAATTCTGGCCCGACCATTCTGGCGATTAATTAGTGCGCGTCATTCTGGGTATGATTGCATAGCAAAGGACTGAACTCACGTGAAAGATCCTTGGATCATGCAGGACAGTATTCCGAGGAATCGCCCTGTGTCTCCAGAAGCAAGATGCTCGACAAATGCCCCAGGACTATTCCAATAGCGAAACCCATATGCATCCCCTCGCGGATTTCCTCCCACCATTGTGATAAAGGTGTACATCATCAGGCCGAGCATAAGAAATATTTTGAAGATCGACATGTAAAATTCTGACGTGGCAAACCACTTGACTGCAAGCCCGTTCAAGACACTGGACAACGTCGTTAGTCATACTATAAAAGCTCTCGGAAGTTGGCAAAGACGAACGCgtagatgatgaggcagaCAAAGACAACGACAGGGATTGGAATCTTGTCGGTCCAGTAGGTAAGAAGGACATTAATAGCCGTAATTTCGTAAGGGACGTTGAAGGCTTTGCGTTGAACAAAGTTAGCTCTGCCATAgtgaagccaagccaagtcaaATCATCACTGCTTTCCCACAGTATCATGTGTAGCTTACCCATGAGGAAAAAGTAGTTCCAACCCATTGCAAAGCTCAGCGCATCATCTACCCAGAATCCTGCCAACCGGACGAACGGTGACGCGATGGGCAGATACGTGACCATCTCAGCTGTTGATTGCTTGTTAGTTATACCATTTTCACTTCTCCGACTCCCAGGACAGGTCCTGTGCTGTCTATTGTAGATAGACCCTTACCGAAACATTGATTCACCGCGAGCATGATCGTCCCGTACAATACAAACCCCAGAAAAAGGCCAGCCGGTCCGCCTTTTGGTAATGACGCACCCATTTGCACAAAAAGTGCTGATGAATCGAGGAGCATTAGCTTGTTGTGGATCGACTGAGGCATAGACAGAGCAGTTCAGCAAAGCATTCTTACATGTACCAATTGCCCCTCCTACCGCAAACAGTTGAACTTCTTTGCCGCCAATCCTCCGTTGCAAGTTCTGCGATCCTGCGGAAATGAGTTCCGCTGAGAGTGCGGCCTCGCTGGCCGTGCTCTTATGATCAATATCATTTTGCGGTTTATCGGCTGCTTCCGAGGGAGGGTTTCTATCCTCGGACCTGGAGGACCGTGAGCTCCCCATTTTCCGTTACTGGGAGGTGACCTGATGGAAAGTGTCGTATATTATCTCGAAGGTTGATGAAGGAAGATGTTCATAGAGGCGAACAACTTCACGGGTGTACCAAGATAATCATTCTATCTAAACCCAATGCACACATTTAGCACCCCATCATTTATAAACAGATTCCGCCGCCTTTCCGCAGTACTCAACTCCGCATCGGGGGCAACTTGTGTACTTCTGTAGGCTTGGCATGCACTGTGCAAGATATAAGCACGGAGTATCACAGCCGATATTGGCATGTCATCACGCTAAACTCCAGAGCGCCACAATGTTGATCTTCCCCAACCCCAGGTTCTTACAACTTGCCGCCAGATACGCTGGTGGATGCATGATTAGCCCCTCAACAGCTCGTCCAGGGCGACTAGGATTGCTTATTTCCGGCCACTTTGATGCACGTCAGGGCATAACGGGTATTGTTTGTTACCAATACCCCGTCTCGTCCAGAGACATCGACATCCAATTTATTACTTCATGCCTAGAGCGCTGCCTCCACAGTGGAGTTGGCAAAGCTGAAGATAACTCACAAGGGAGGGGACATGGTGTTTCTTGATCCCCTTCATGTTAGATTTCCGATAACCAGCGCATAACCCCTGCTCTCCCCGCGTTTCTGAACGGGGTAAGCTGTTTGTCTTCTTGCGATATGCCTCTGTCAGGGTTTCTAAGGGGCTGGATATCCCGGCCGGTGTTTGAGAGATGACGATAAGACAATTGAGGAGCCAGTGTTCTTATCTATCTGCGTCGCAAGTTGGCTCGTCGGGCATTTTTTCAAACCCCAAAGATAGCAAGCAATGCGTCATCGGAGACGATACTGCTGCGAAATGGCCTCTTGGCATTGGGGAGGTGTCCGGTCGTCCAACTGATTTTTTACTACTTGGCATCTCGGGTCAGGTCGCATTTGATCCGAGTCGCCCATTATGTTAGGCTCTTGTCGGAGACTTACTCGGCAGATCATGGGGTTCTTGACTTCACTTTCATTATTCAGGAACCAGCTGCTCGATACGCGTCGGCGCGAATTGCCCGAGGGCCAGCCAAGTTCGCCCACTACGATGTTGCATGCTCTAGGGTAGCCCGTGGATGTGGCATGCTCCGTTACGGCTTCGCGAGATAACTTGACCCTAGAGGAATTAAGAGCTATCTCAATAGTTGCTAGAAAGGCGTTGTGGCTATTGATCTGCTTGACTCTTCTTCCTATTCGGTGTGATAATAAGGCAGATCGTAGCAGGGTCTTGACATCCGAGCCTGTCTCCCAACTggaatcatcatcaaccaccatACCGTGTGCGTTGTTATGGCGCATGGCATCCAGGCGAGTCAAGATTCTCAGACCTATATGCGGAGGAGATTGCGAAAGTAATCCCGTTTGTCAGCGCGAACCAAATGGCCAGTCAACTGCCAGACCAAACTTCAGAATGCAAATAGTTTTCTGTTGCCATTCCTGGCAATGAAGTTGTTGACGGGTCTTATAGAGACTGTTGCCAATAAGCGGAATTCATGAACCTTGATTGTGACTACTGGGTCTTATCAATATTAATCAGCTATCGACTAAATTTAAACCCCCCTTGTCGTTCTGAGAAGAGACCATTCGGGTCATAGGCTTCATGAATACTTTGGAGTCTGGAATAAGTGGCCTCCCCATAGCTTTGCAACACGTCCTGGCCATCCATCGCGTCATTCATAAATATCGGGTTATAACTGGATGCGTATTGTCAGTTCGAACTAAACATGACGTCTAGTAACAGGAAACGGTATCTCAAGGACGCCTGGACGAGACACTCACCTCAAAAATCCCAAGTCTCCCGACTTATAGTTTGTTGGGTAGATTCCTGAGTATTTAGATTTGTGTAAATCATGCTGTGAGTTTACCAACTTCGCAAAGAACTTTGGACAAGCCGCATCGCATAGAGGACTAAGCCACGCAATGTCATATTCCATCCAAACACGGTCTCCGTGCTCTGGTACAAGTCCAAGGGCATTG
This window contains:
- a CDS encoding general amino acid permease (agp2) (similar to Aspergillus clavatus NRRL 1 XP_001272504.1) — protein: MGSSRSSRSEDRNPPSEAADKPQNDIDHKSTASEAALSAELISAGSQNLQRRIGGKEVQLFASIHNKLMLLDSSALFVQMGASLPKGGPAGLFLGFVLYGTIMLAVNQCFAEMVTYLPIASPFVRLAGFWVDDALSFAMGWNYFFLMAFNVPYEITAINVLLTYWTDKIPIPVVVFVCLIIYAVLNGLAVKWFATSEFYMSIFKIFLMLGLMMYTFITMVGGNPRGDAYGFRYWNSPGAFVEHLASGDTGRFLGILSCMIQGSFTMVGPEFIAMAAAEAENPRRLMRKAYSSFVWRLMFFFIGGALCVGIVIPYNDKLLASYIEGDQKGTGAASPYVISMVHFGINGVPDLVNALIMTSVLSAGNNVVFSAARTLHGMAIDSKAPGIFAKCTKFGVPVYAVAVALTFSLLSLLQLGKSSSNVLQYLVGFCTASYLLNYFGTVLTYLHFYASLKKQGVDRSTLPYRGYLQPYAAWYALIGTFIMALVLGYDVFIHGNWDTTSFFTNYIMVGFFPVAYLGWKFVRRTTYVRPGTADLQVGNAKRDIDLYEALYEPPKRGKVSGYLNSFFE